TCAGAGCGCGAGGGGGGGTGTCATGCCGCCGTTCTCGAGGTCCCAGCGGGCGGACCATGTTCCTGCTGCGCGTTCCAGCAGGAGGTAATTCCGTTCGGCGGTGTAAAGCGGGCGCTGACCCGGCAGCGGCTTCACCCGGATCGGGCTTTCGCCCAGCCGCGCCAAGGCGCCGAGGAAGCGCGCCCATGCCTTTGGCGGCGCCCGGTGCGCCACACCGGATGCGACGAGCTGGTCCAGCGTGCTGTGCGGGCCGAGCGTCATCTCGGCGCGGGTGGCGAGGTGGATCTCTCCGGACAGGGCGGTGATCTCGTGGCCCTCTTGCAGGGCCATCTCGCGGACCATGCGCAGCATCCGCCGCCATTCCTCGCGGTGGGTGCGGCTTTGCCACTGGTCGCGCAGGTCGTCCTCGTATTTCTGCATCGAGGGGATCAGCACCATGATCGTCTCGAGGATCGACAGGCGCGGGCCCAGCAGCGGCACGCTGGACATCAGAAAGGTGTGGCCCGGTTCGGTGCGTCTGGTCTCTGCCTCCATCGCGGCCCAGCCCCCGGGGCCCATGACTCGGCGGCGGGTGCGCTCGCCCCGCAGGTCGGGGGCGATGATGCGCAGGCCCGGTACGCGGACGGTCCAGTCGAGGTGCTGCCCCTTCGGATCGGCGAAGCGGGTGGACAGCGCGCCGTCGGTCGTCGCCTGCTGGAAGGTCAGAAAGGCCTCGCGCGCCTCGGAGAAGAGCGTCTCAC
This region of Ponticoccus alexandrii genomic DNA includes:
- a CDS encoding alkaline phosphatase D family protein; translation: MTEDIAQTIGPILVLDDLPAGRMALAALFIAPKGAEPGPIRVDGTDHAPEPLARYDRATVWRVRFSLPLDRASSYTWNGVDFPVASNMTGDLRLGYVSCNGEEIGDMDRADSERNVMWARLQAQHEAAPLGLLLHGGDQVYADEVTRGHPLTDDWPEDFAQHPTPAQVADLRHHLRERFLGRYARLYRAPQFAYLAARVPSLMQWDDHDICDGWGSLRRSATESTVGETLFSEAREAFLTFQQATTDGALSTRFADPKGQHLDWTVRVPGLRIIAPDLRGERTRRRVMGPGGWAAMEAETRRTEPGHTFLMSSVPLLGPRLSILETIMVLIPSMQKYEDDLRDQWQSRTHREEWRRMLRMVREMALQEGHEITALSGEIHLATRAEMTLGPHSTLDQLVASGVAHRAPPKAWARFLGALARLGESPIRVKPLPGQRPLYTAERNYLLLERAAGTWSARWDLENGGMTPPLAL